The following are from one region of the Quercus robur chromosome 1, dhQueRobu3.1, whole genome shotgun sequence genome:
- the LOC126733194 gene encoding dof zinc finger protein DOF2.1, whose protein sequence is MDPSSGQHQEMPAHSLENMLACSKAQPERKPRPQPEQALKCPRCDSTNTKFCYYNNYSLSQPRYFCKSCRRYWTKGGTLRNVPVGGGCRKNKRSSSSSSKRTQDQPLTPNNNNPLTSFPPLTYDSTNDLSLAFARLQKQSCGQLGFDDHDLPIMGNATGSHCDILGNPGPGFLDALRTGFLDSQNNNFHNLYYGGYGNGNMGGEVDNGGGVGVSGEMVQMPYEDHQMSNATTTAVTVTTMKQELCNGRENDNRVLWGFPWQLNGDANMSEVDSGRESWNGLAPSWHGLLNSPLM, encoded by the exons ATGGATCCCTCAAGTGGACAACACCAG GAAATGCCTGCTCATTCACTAGAAAACATGTTGGCTTGCTCAAAAGCACAGCCAGAGAGGAAACCAAGGCCTCAGCCAGAGCAAGCTCTAAAATGCCCAAGATGTGACTCCACCAACACCAAGTTCTGTTACTACAACAACTACAGTCTTTCTCAGCCAAGGTACTTCTGCAAGTCATGCAGGAGGTACTGGACAAAAGGAGGAACATTGAGGAATGTTCCAGTTGGTGGAGGGTGCAGGAAGAACAAGAggtcatcatcttcatcatcaaagAGGACCCAAGATCAACCACTCacacccaacaacaacaacccactCACTAGCTTCCCACCCCTAACTTATGACTCTACTAATGATCTCAGTCTTGCATTTGCTAGGCTCCAAAAACAGTCATGTGGGCAGTTGGGATTTGATGACCATGATCTTCCTATTATGGGAAATGCTACCGGTTCCCATTGTGATATCCTTGGAAACCCTGGTCCTGGCTTTCTTGATGCTCTTAGGACTGGCTTTCTAGATAGTCAGAATAACAATTTTCACAACTTGTATTACGGGGGATATGGTAATGGGAACATGGGAGGAGAGGTGGATAATGGTGGTGGCGTTGGGGTTAGTGGAGAAATGGTGCAGATGCCATATGAAGATCATCAAATGAGTAATGCAACAACAACCGCTGTGACAGTGACAACCATGAAGCAAGAATTGTGTAATGGGAGAGAAAATGATAATAGGGTCTTGTGGGGTTTCCCTTGGCAGCTCAATGGTGATGCAAACATGAGTGAGGTTGATTCAGGAAGAGAAAGCTGGAATGGACTTGCTCCATCTTGGCATGGGCTTCTTAATAGCCCTCTAATGTAG
- the LOC126733204 gene encoding 40S ribosomal protein S23 codes for MGKTRGMGAGRKLKSHRRRQRWADKSYKKSHLGNEWKKPFAGSSHAKGIVLEKIGIEAKQPNSAIRKCARVQLIKNGKKIAAFVPNDGCLNYIEENDEVLIAGFGRKGHAVGDIPGVRFKVVKVSGVSLLALFKEKKEKPRS; via the exons ATGGG GAAGACACGTGGAATGGGAGCTGGTCGTAAGCTTAAGTCCCACCGCAGAAGGCAAAGGTGGGCTGACAAGTCATACAAGAAGTCCCACCTTGGCAATGAATGGAAGAAACCTTTTGCTGGATCCTCACATGCTAAGGGCATTGTTCTTGAAAAAAT TGGTATTGAGGCTAAGCAGCCAAACTCCGCTATTAGAAAATGTGCTCGAGTTCAGCTGATTAAGAACGGGAAGAAGATTGCAGCTTTCGTACCAAATGATGGTTGCTTGAACTATATTGAGGAGAAT GATGAGGTGCTGATTGCAGGATTTGGACGAAAGGGGCATGCTGTTGGTGATATTCCCGGAGTCAGGTTTAAGGTTGTGAAGGTATCAGGGGTGTCTCTTTTGGCCCTCTTCaaggagaagaaggagaagCCAAGGTCTTGA
- the LOC126733161 gene encoding interactor of constitutive active ROPs 3 — MQTPKARSGSSEVPQKVSPRAVRQLKPTAVETDVATASAQASRAPKDRSPKVVERRSPRSPVTEKKRPSRISELETQVSHLQEELKKTKDQLSSSELWKQQSQQDAEESKNKLLAVSSELEESQLQLQELSASEEARVVELQKISKERDQAWQSELEAVQRQNSVDSATLASAMNEIQQLRVQLGMVAESGSAQTKNKESANEELESLKANLAETLSLVANMKNQLQDCKESEAQAQALVGETLLQLETARQTVEVLKSDSMKSMEAYNSVASELDQSRARVNFLEELVSKLEAGLKNISGDVSQNPAGDHNIELELGKDQETGESIKIKAELHSLKSEVARLRSALEIAESKYHEEQIRSTVQIRSAYELVEQIKSGSSLREAALEAELKKKKADVEELKANLMDKETELQGISEENEGLNLKLEKSLSCQREYELEKELKKLNERVSELRANLMDKETELQSISEENEMLKLEIKKREMDRGKANDHVVAEVEAAKAAEREALMKLGIVMEEADKSNRRAARVTEQLEATQAANSEMEAELRRLKVQSDQWRKAAEAAAAMISAGNNGKFMERTASLDSNYNSIAGKMGSPYSEDMEDDLLKKKNGNMLKKIGVLWKKPQK; from the exons ATGCAGACCCCAAAAGCAAG AAGTGGCTCCTCAGAGGTGCCTCAGAAGGTTTCTCCTCGAGCTGTACGCCAACTCAAGCCAACTGCAGTAGAGACTGATGTTGCAACTGCTTCAGCTCAGGCTAGTAGAGCACCTAAAGATAGAAGCCCAAAAGTTGTTGAGCGTAGGTCACCCAGAAGCCCAGTGACTGAG AAGAAGCGCCCAAGCAGAATATCTGAATTGGAAACCCAGGTTTCTCATCTTCAGGAGGAACTGAAGAAGACAAAGGACCAGCTGAGTTCTTCTGAATTATGGAAGCAGCAATCCCAGCAAGATGCTGAGGAGTCCAAAAACAAACTATTGGCTGTGTCTTCAGAGCTTGAAGAGTCCCAGCTGCAGCTTCAGGAGCTGTCTGCTTCTGAGGAAGCCCGTGTTGTTGAGCTACAAAAGATCTCAAAAGAAAGGGATCAAGCATGGCAGTCCGAGCTCGAGGCTGTCCAGAGGCAGAACTCAGTCGACTCAGCCACATTGGCCTCTGCCATGAATGAGATTCAGCAACTTAGGGTCCAGCTTGGAATGGTAGCTGAATCTGGTTCTGCACAAACCAAGAACAAAGAATCAGCAAATGAAGAGCTTGAGAGCTTGAAAGCAAACCTTGCTGAAACTCTTTCTCTTGTGGCTAACATGAAAAACCAACTACAGGACTGCAAAGAATCAGAAGCTCAGGCACAAGCACTGGTTGGTGAAACTCTGCTGCAACTGGAAACTGCTAGACAAACTGTAGAGGTGCTCAAATCAGATAGCATGAAATCCATGGAAGCTTACAACTCTGTTGCCTCAGAGTTAGACCAGTCAAGGGCACGTGTGAATTTCCTAGAAGAACTTGTTAGCAAGCTTGAAGCAGGCCTAAAAAATATTAGTGGCGATGTTTCTCAAAATCCTGCAGGTGATCATAACATTGAGCTGGAACTTGGAAAAGATCAAGAGACAGGGGAATCAATCAAGATTAAAGCAGAACTTCACTCTTTGAAGTCTGAGGTAGCTCGACTAAGATCTGCTTTAGAAATTGCTGAGAGCAAATACCATGAAGAACAAATTCGGAGCACAGTGCAGATAAGAAGTGCTTATGAACTTGTGGAGCAGATAAAATCTGGATCAAGTCTAAGAGAGGCTGCACTGGAGGCagaactaaagaaaaagaaagctgaTGTTGAGGAGTTAAAAGCAAACCTGATGGATAAAGAAACTGAATTACAGGGTATTTCGGAGGAGAATGAGGGGTTGAATTTGAAGCTTGAGAAGAGCTTGTCATGCCAGAGGGAATACGAACTGGAAAAGGAGCTGAAGAAATTAAATGAACGTGTTTCAGAGTTGAGGGCCAATCTGATGGATAAGGAGACAGAATTGCAGAGTATATCAGAGGAAAATGAAATGCTGAAACTGGAAATCAAGAAAAGGGAAATGGACAGGGGTAAAGCGAATGATCATGTGGTTGCAGAAGTAGAGGCAGCAAAGGCTGCAGAGCGAGAGGCTCTTATGAAACTTGGAATAGTGATGGAGGAAGCAGATAAGTCAAACAGGAGGGCAGCGAGGGTGACTGAGCAGCTAGAGGCAACACAAGCAGCAAATTCAGAAATGGAGGCTGAGTTGAGAAGGCTAAAGGTGCAGTCTGACCAGTGGAGGAAGGCTGCTGAGGCAGCTGCGGCCATGATTTCAGCTGGGAATAATGGGAAGTTCATGGAGAGAACTGCATCATTGGACAGCAACTATAATTCCATTGCAGGGAAGATGGGCTCACCTTACTCCGAAGACATGGAAGATGAtttactgaagaaaaaaaatggtaacaTGCTGAAGAAGATTGGAGTGCTGTGGAAGAAGCCACAGAAATAG